The segment CTAGGACTAGTCTGGGTACTAGTCTGTTTGGCTACCATTTCACTCCTTATACACCGTGTCATTGCTAGAGAAGACAATTCCATatggagttggcaagagagctgaaacagactggtacctAGGCTACACTAGGACCTATTGCATCCTCCTCGAGCTGAGGGCTAGCCTTCTCTCCTTTCATACAACTGTTATTGGAGGCTGTTTGTTATACCTGTTACGGGCGTATCTGAGGAAGTCAGGGTGAAGAACATAGAAGCGGTTCTCATCAAACTCTCCTGAGTATTGCATCCACGGTCTGCAGATATGACAGCAAACACAACACTgagcagtgtgtttgtgtgtgtgtgtgcgtgtgtgtgtgtgtgtgtttgtgtgtgcgtgcgtgcatcagAACTGGGTTCAAAAACTATTTTAAATCTAAAAATGACTTTAGCTGAGCTTGCCTGGCACAACGGACCAATAGATAGTCGTGAGAGCAaagagtgtcagtgtgtgagacCACGTCACAGGCTTACCGTCTGTTCCTGTAGGGTCCATCAGAGACAGTTGTCCTCCCCAATAGACCCTTTAGCCACTGGAAATCCCTCAGCCCCTCTGGAATCAGCACATACTTTATACCCTGCACAGAACAGGCACACTCAGCACTcagcagtatgtgtgtgtgcatgcttacgcgtgggtgcgtgagtgtgtgtgagtgtaataGGAATTTCCACGTGGCCTAAAGAGCAGAGCAGTCGCAGATTAAATCACTAAAAAAATCAATCCGGTTTATTACAAGTTGCAACAGGGAGACACCTAcaccagagaagcagagaaaaTGTCTAACTGGCCTTCTCTGAGAACACCCTTATATCCTAATCAGCAGACaactgttctgtaaacaccagcccgACAGGCTTGTAAGGAAGTCGAAACAAAAGGCAGGGACTTTGTCATCTGCTACAGAACCACACTGTGTTCTTCCACAGAAGACAAACCAACAGTGAATAATCAGTATGTCCTTGGTCCTTGAACTTGGTCCTCCAGTCTGGCGTCAATCGCTATCAACAGATAAGAGAACAATCCATAACATTCAGCTTCAAGTCTAGTGACCATCAAGCTGCACCCAGTGTCACAAACAGAACACTGGAAATCACGTGTAAAACAGAACGGGGAAAACATAGAAATATGCTTAACATTGTGTTAAGCACTCTAAACTGaaaatatgaactttattgatCTTAAATGTCCCCATTACAGTGAAAACTTAATGCCATCTCAGTCATGAACCTTTAAAAAGTCACTGTAGTCTCGTGTCAGTACAGCAGCAGCACTTCGGTTACCTACCTTGTCATGCGGTGCACTGTTGTAGCCGTATTTCTTGAATATGAGAAGAGACTGGGTGATGGAGTGGGCGGTGTGAACGTAGACCGAGGTTCTGTTGCCTACATCCTCCTCGTAACCATTGGTTACGGCaccattcatcctgacagagagaggaacagggacagagacaggaagagaaaggcAAGGTTTGTCATCACTCATCACGCAAATGTTGACCACCTCCATTACATTGACACGATCATGATAACTGGTAAGTATGTTGCACACATAACAGTTGTGTTGTCTATATTGTAACATGTCTAATCCTAATTGGCAATATCAGATTCTGACTGTGTCTGTATCATTCTAATGCGATTCAACCTACTAATCTATGTATGAGCTCATAGTCGTTCATTCAGCCCTATTTCCACAGGCTCCACTGTCCGAAATCCTTTAATAACCTTTACAAAGTCAGACCAGGTGAACCAGTGGAGCAGCCCTGCTAACATGGCGaccattctgcccctgaaaagtTTACATCAGTCCTTTCATTCACCCGCAATGCTTCAGGCTAAGCAAGCAGACATTTCTAGGCAGTCAGTCCCCATCAGCATCCCAGCCAATCCCACAATGCACTTAAAAGGTGTGTGTCTCATATCCCTTCCCTCCCTGACACAAATGGACCTTGCCAGATAAAAGAAAATGGTGGCTCCAGGGCGGAGAGAGTGACAACGTCCAGATAGCAATATTGTAAACTAAACGCTTGAGATGTATGTGTGTTattctgtatgtctatgtgtgtgtgttgctgaatAAATCCCATTCCAAACATACTGTAACCCTACCTTAATAAAACAAAGTACAACAAATATTTGATGTAGCGAACATACTGGAGAAAATAAAGTTATATGGACTATCCTGTTGGTGTTATAGTAATTCACCCTGCTGGGACGAAAGCCCTACTGTGATGAACACCTCCAGTGCTTGCCAGGAGTACGGCCAGCAGTTAAACTCACAACCCTTTTTATTCTCATGGGAGTCTATCTCCTGACTTCAAACACAAAGTCATGATCCAGAACCAAAAATAGGTTATATCTGAAACGTTAATATCAACATGTTTGTTTTAATTAGCTTAGCTTTTTATCCTTCCTGATTGGTGCATTTTGTTTCTACTGTACATTGCAATGTGCTGAtgcacagcaacacacacagagacacacacaccacacacacagagacacacacaccacacacacacagaccacaatGGCCCCACTGACCGGAACACATAGTCATGAGCATCTATCTCCTTGCCCATCCTAGAGCCGTTGAGGATTCCTCCTGTTGCCACCACAGCACAGCGTATACACCCAGGGTTTCCCCGTGGCAAGAGCAGGGGCTCTCTGGGCTTGGGAATCAGATCCACCACCCCTTTATctctgtaaacacacagatacaaaaCCTATTTTTGGGGGATTCAATAAAGGGGCACTTTGGAAATACTTTGTAACCACTCCATTCACAATGTCTTAATAATAAAGGTCAAGAAGATCTACATACCAGTAGAAACAGTAAATAAACCATTGGCTCGTTGATGAAAATAAACTCTGACACTTTACGTTGCATAGGCTGCTGTAAAAATCAGGAAAAAGTTCAAGCCCGGTACAGATACAACAGCCGAGACAAGACGGTTTTATTCAGTTTTAGAATAAAGTTAACTTGATCAGCCGGTTATTGTCATGTGAAAGACTGTAAATGAcctttaattaacataaacagttCAGCGTGGACAGGCCTCCATATATACTGTACAAGCAAGCAGCTGATGGCCAGAAAACAAAGCaccttcttctgaaactcatcagtctattcttgttcagagaaatgaaggctattccatacgagaaattgccaagaaactgaagatctcatacaactctgcctagaaggccagcatcccggagtcgcctctatACTGTTGATGTTCAGACTGGTGTAGGCtgttttcaactgtgctaacataattgcaaaatagttttctaatgatcagttagccttttaaaatgatcaacttggattagctaacacaacgtaccattggaacacaggattgatggttgctgataatgggcctctgtacacctatgagGATGTTCCATTTTAAAAAagcagccgtttccagctacaatagtcatttacaatatta is part of the Oncorhynchus gorbuscha isolate QuinsamMale2020 ecotype Even-year linkage group LG09, OgorEven_v1.0, whole genome shotgun sequence genome and harbors:
- the LOC124043415 gene encoding alpha-N-acetylgalactosaminide alpha-2,6-sialyltransferase 1-like isoform X1, translated to MILNIYDLDIIENHQTRDKGVVDLIPKPREPLLLPRGNPGCIRCAVVATGGILNGSRMGKEIDAHDYVFRMNGAVTNGYEEDVGNRTSVYVHTAHSITQSLLIFKKYGYNSAPHDKGIKYVLIPEGLRDFQWLKGLLGRTTVSDGPYRNRRPWMQYSGEFDENRFYVLHPDFLRYARNRFMWSQALKGSYWAICRPTNGAFTLFLALHTCDVVDAYGFITEDHSKYPNYYAERHSKTRVIFYANHDYNLEIKTWKKLHDTKIIRLYQRQESPERKTGKPTGP